A single Cannabis sativa cultivar Pink pepper isolate KNU-18-1 chromosome 7, ASM2916894v1, whole genome shotgun sequence DNA region contains:
- the LOC115697870 gene encoding uncharacterized protein LOC115697870 gives MVENGTTSMVSSLLFLLFFYFPYSTMAYRPGDIVSMSKMGQYHSSRTVWQDVIGRHCPIFGVNREVLVPIQKPTGYTGADPYKISFQVGREKFLIPWLLVVNRKSSEVPMIDVNLRYSGGDLLGVTAKVVDMPHHYTEVHPNIRQQFWDSQHWPKHVLVRYTWEEQSEIDVTSGFYALFGSGLILSFILSIYILQSSQDKLARFVKETVAENNMPAGGIAKVE, from the exons ATGGTGGAAAATGGAACAACTTCAATGGTGTCTTCATTACTTTTTCTACTATTCTTTTACTTTCCTTACTCTACGATGGCTTACAGGCCTGGCGACATAGTTTCCATGAGCAAGATGGGTCAATACCACTCT TCTAGAACTGTATGGCAAGACGTGATCGGTCGCCATTGCCCAATCTTCGGCGTCAATCGTGAG GTTCTGGTTCCTATACAGAAGCCCACGGGTTACACTGGTGCTGATCCGTACAAAAT ATCATTTCAAGTTGGAAGAGAGAAGTTTTTGATTCCGTGGCTTCTTGTGGTAAACCGTAAGAGTTCAGAGGTTCCAATGATTGATGTGAATTTG AGGTACTCGGGAGGCGATTTGCTTGGTGTCACTGCTAAAGTAGTGGATATGCCTCACCACT ACACTGAGGTTCATCCAAACATCCGTCAACAATTCTGGGATTCTCAACACTGGCCCAAGCATGTACTTGTCAGATATACATG GGAGGAGCAATCAGAGATAGATGTGACTTCTGGATTTTACGCTCTCTTTGGATCAG GTCTCATTCTTTCTTTTATACTCTCCATCTACATTTTGCAATCATCCCAGGACAAGTTGGCAAG GTTTGTGAAGGAAACTGTAGCAGAGAACAACATGCCTGCTGGAGGCATCGCAAAGGTCGAATGA
- the LOC133029197 gene encoding uncharacterized protein LOC133029197, translating into MAATDEFSGSASNGINKPFRFEGLHFKRWKQKMLFYLTMKKVAFVLTALKPVVSEASTDKDKEAEREKQQKDLDSWVENDFLCKNFILNGLSDDLYDYYNSDKSANEIWDALQKKYDTEEAGTKKYAVSRYLKYQMVDDKPVEAQSHELQKIAHEIISKGMTLDEQFQVAVLIDKLPPSWKDFKSTLRHKTKEFSLESLITRLRIEEEARKQDQKDEVLVVSNNNTKKSTPAVLKPNGKNFKNQNRNSNSNSNRNNPPRNNNQSWNHNRNQHGRQPPPHKQNDPAQFLCYNCNKPVIWHESVGTSLARSAAT; encoded by the coding sequence ATGGCTGCTACCGATGAATTTTCTGGTTCTGCTTCTAACGGTATTAACAAGCCTTTCCGTTTTGAGGGATTACATTTTAAGCGATGGAAACAAAAGATGTTGTTCTACCTGACGATGAAGAAAGTTGCTTTCGTTCTCACTGCTCTGAAGCCAGTCGTCTCTGAAGCTTCTACCGACAAGGACAAAGAGGCTGAACGCGAGAAGCAACAAAAGGATTTGGACTCTTGGGTCGAAAATGACTTCCTCTGTAAGAATTTTATTCTTAACGGTTTATCTGACGATCTGTATGACTATTATAATTCAGATAAATCAGCAAACGAAATATGGGATGCTCTGCAAAAGAAATACGATACTGAAGAAGCTGGAACTAAAAAGTATGCTGTCAGTCGCTACCTCAAGTATCAAATGGTGGACGACAAACCTGTGGAAGCCCAATCTCACGAGCTTCAGAAAATTGCACATGAGATCATCTCAAAAGGTATGACTTTAGATGAACAGTTTCAAGTTGCTGTATTAATTGATAAGTTACCCCCTTCCTGGAAGGATTTCAAAAGTACTCTCAGGCATAAGACTAAGGAATTTTCCTTAGAAAGTTTGATCACCCGCCTTCGTATAGAGGAGGAAGCAAGAAAACAAGACCAGAAAGATGAAGTGCTTGTTGTTTCAAACAACAACACTAAGAAATCCACACCAGCGGTTCTGAAGCCTAATGGCAAAAATTTTAAGAATCAGAACCGCAACTCGAATTCTAATTCTAACCGCAACAACCCTCCTCGTAACAATAATCAGAGTTGGAACCATAATAGGAACCAACATGGAAGGCAGCCACCTCCACATAAACAGAATGACCCCGCACAGTTTTTGTGTTACAACTGTAACAAGCCGGTCATATGGCACGAAAGTGTCGGAACAAGCCTAGCTCGCTCCGCAGCAACTTGA
- the LOC115698057 gene encoding uncharacterized protein LOC115698057 — translation MTMDQTFQHRTRKEKKNQIMKYHKEEKDDDDLDNESDYENLPEHVLYKTFTNLQFDLEEVRLVCKRWFNLISCTNFINQNFLQSKPSLLIQSTSGVRKKFKSKLLELADDDDDGHLDEGLRFNVTKFGMTRMGKFRSSCNGLILLEHTKRFGYYRTTCAHHGGYVYRERPRIYGMIVTNVMTKTHISLPICPSKCTHLRCWQDPPLRCKHKNLNQKFFLL, via the exons ATGACAATGGATCAAACATTCCAACACCG aacaagaaaagagaagaaaaaccaGATTATGAAATACcacaaagaagagaaagatgatgatgatcttGACAATGAAAGTGATTATGAAAATCTCCCAGAACATGTTTTGTACAAAACTTTCACCAATTTGCAATTTGATCTTGAAGAAGTGAGGTTAGTTTGTAAAAGGTGGTTTAATTTGATATCTTGTACCAATTTCATCAATCAAAATTTCCTTCAATCAAAACCTTCATTGTTGATCCAAAGTACATCTGGGGTTAGAAAGAAATTCAAGTCAAAACTGCTAGAGCtagctgatgatgatgatgatggtcaTCTTGATGAAGGGCTGAGATTTAATGTGACAAAATTTGGTATGACTAGAATGGGAAAATTTAGGTCAAGTTGTAATGGTTTGATCTTACTTGAACACACAAAGAGATTTGGGTATTATAGGACAACATGTGCTCATCATGGtggttatgtctatagagaacGTCCAAGAATATATGGTATGATTGTGACTAATGTGATGACCAAGACTCATATTAGTCTCCCAATTTGCCCATCTAAATGTACACATTTAAGATGTTGGCAGGATCCTCCTCTAAGGTGTAAGCACAAAAATCTGAACCAAAAGTTTTTTCTACTCTAG
- the LOC115697183 gene encoding uncharacterized protein LOC115697183, protein MGDLRDWSPELNGVVLEDRPSSSSSLSSSPPPPPLLQPPPPLSLNQTVIGLEYWQRAEEATQGIIGQVQPTVVSERRRRAVIDYVQRLIRGYLGCEVFPFGSVPLKTYLPDGDIDLTAFGGLNVEEALANDVCSVLEREEKNNAAEFVVKDVQLIRAEVKLVKCLVQNIVVDISFNQLGGLCTLCFLEQVDCLISKDHIFKRSIILIKAWCYYESRILGAHHGLISTYALETLVLYIFHLFNSSLNGPLAVLYKFLDYFSNFDWDNYCISLNGPVRISSLPELIAETPGHDLLLTDEFLKGCVEKFSAPSRGYETSSRTFPQKHLNIVDPLKENNNLGRSVSKGNFFRIRSAFTYGARKLGRILSQPEENIGDEIRKFFSNTLERHGKGQRPDVQDSFSMYGHDEFSAASFSDIELQEIQIGCDAESSSMTGDIRLNHERSLTGGDPDVQISGTEVISERYVDEQYEASSNMMPSMDLSKPDNSSDGTAVSDNRLHGDAQDLATSRFQSLTISDDSPKSSHTHHAPHLYFAHSPTPNDEINGNCQIRQQKHSGSTENPAGDQDEHHFTSNHKIVSPVASKEHLSRLSSIALSSEDFYPSSSGYRLSTAVAGSPEPFNTLSDLNGDFESHLNSLHYGRWCYDCALNVSIAPMPPMLSQFHSKKSWDVIRRSLHLKHNVFSQMNTNGVVHRPAFYPISPPLLPGGVGFGVEEMQKPRGTGTYFPNMNHYRDRPITPRGRNQMPARSPRNNGRMENGLVERSSRDTTQAHFSSHKGNGKSASADDLSGSPRRKANTNNANGSMHPSERLVEFGSMGHPPPEAPLPRGSWQTNSVLSPIQNSDTSLGSPGSDKLKPVLSMDKDRIAVKSYHLKDDDDFPPLSV, encoded by the exons ATGGGCGATCTTCGGGATTGGTCGCCTGAACTAAACGGCGTCGTTTTGGAAGATAGGCCGTCGTCTTCTTCGTCTTTGTCTTCGTCTCCACCGCCGCCGCCGCTACTTCAGCCGCCGCCACCGCTTTCGTTGAATCAAACGGTGATTGGTTTGGAATACTGGCAGAGAGCGGAGGAAGCTACGCAGGGGATTATAGGTCAGGTTCAACCAACTGTTGTGTCTGAGAGGAGGAGAAGAGCGGTTATTGATTATGTTCAGAGGCTTATTAGAGGTTACCTTGGTTGCGAA GTGTTCCCATTTGGATCAGTACCTTTAAAAACGTATTTGCCTGATGGAGATATTGACTTGACTGCATTTGGTGGCCTAAATGTTGAGGAGGCTTTGGCTAATGATGTGTGCTCAGTCCttgaaagagaagaaaaaaataacgcTGCAGAATTTGTGGTGAAGGATGTGCAGTTGATCCGGGCTGAG GTTAAACTTGTAAAATGCCTTGTACAGAACATTGTGGTTGATATTTCGTTCAATCAGTTGGGAGGGCTTTGTACACTATGCTTTCTCGAACAG GTTGATTGCCTCATTAGCAAAGATCATATTTTCAAACGGAGTATTATACTCATTAAGGCTTGGTGCTATTATGAAAGCCGTATTCTTGGTGCTCATCATGGTTTGATTTCTACATATGCTTTGGAGACATTGGTCCTATATATCTTCCATCTCTTCAACTCATCCTTGAACGGTCCTTTAGCA GTTTTGTATAAATTCTTGGACTATTTTAGCAACTTTGACTGGGATAATTACTGCATTAGCTTGAATGGACCAGTTCGGATATCTTCACTTCCAGAACTCATTG CTGAAACTCCTGGCCATGACCTACTGCTTACTGATGAATTTCTTAAAGGATGTGTTGAAAAGTTCTCAGCTCCTTCAAGGGGATATGAGACAAGCTCCAGAACATTTCCACAAAAGCATCTTAACATTGTcgatccattgaaagaaaataacaACCTTGGGCGTAGTGTGAGCAAAG GAAATTTTTTCCGAATAAGGAGTGCTTTCACATATGGTGCTCGAAAACTGGGGCGCATCCTTTCCCAGCCTGAAGAGAACATTGGAGATGAAATTCGAAAATTTTTCTCCAACACATTGGAAAGGCATGGAAAGGGCCAAAGGCCTGATGTTCAAGATTCTTTTTCCATGTATGGACATGATGAGTTTAGTGCTGCATCATTCTCGGATATAGAGCTTCAAGAAATTCAGATAGGTTGTGATGCCGAATCAAGTAGCATGACTGGGGATATTAGGTTAAACCACGAGAGATCACTGACTGGTGGAGACCCTGATGTTCAGATATCAGGGACTGAAGTCATCTCTGAAAGGTATGTGGATGAACAATACGAAGCCTCTTCGAATATGATGCCATCAATGGATTTGTCAAAACCGGACAATTCCTCGGATGGAACTGCTGTTTCAGATAATCGTCTTCATGGGGATGCACAAGACCTTGCTACATCAAGGTTTCAGAGTCTTACTATTTCTGATGATTCGCCAAAATCTTCCCACACACATCATGCTCCTCATCTGTACTTTGCTCATTCACCAACTCCAAATGATGAAATAAATGGTAATTGTCAAATCAGACAACAAAAACACAGTGGTTCTACTGAGAATCCGGCTGGTGATCAGGATGAACACCACTTCACCAGTAATCATAAAATTGTCTCACCGGTTGCATCAAAGGAACATCTTTCACGCTTGAGTTCGATTGCGTTGTCCTCAGAGGACTTCTATCCTAGCTCTTCTGGTTACAGGCTGTCTACTGCCGTTGCTGGAAGTCCCGAGCCTTTCAACACTTTGTCAGATTTGAATGGAGATTTTGAAAGTCACCTCAACAGTTTACATTATGGTAGGTGGTGCTATGACTGTGCCCTGAATGTATCCATTGCTCCTATGCCACCTATGCTTTCACAGTTTCACAGCAAGAAATCATGGGATGTAATACGGCGATCTCTGCATCTTAAGCATAATGTTTTTTCCCAAATGAATACCAACGGAGTTGTCCACAGACCAGCTTTTTACCCCATAAGTCCACCACTATTACCTGGCGGTGTAGGATTTGGGGTTGAGGAAATGCAAAAGCCACGAGGAACAGGAACATATTTCCCGAATATG AATCATTACAGAGATAGGCCAATTACACCAAGGGGAAGAAACCAAATGCCTGCTAGGTCTCCCCGGAACAATGGTCGTATGGAGAACGGTTTGGTCGAGAGAAGTAGTCGTGACACTACACAAGCACATTTTTCTTCTCACAAAGGAAATGGGAAGTCTGCATCTGCAGATGACCTTTCTGGTTCCCCTCGGAGGAAGGCAAACACTAATAATGCCAATGGTTCAATGCATCCGTCTGAGCGTTTGGTTGAATTTGGTTCCATGGGGCATCCACCACCCGAGGCACCCTTACCGAGAGGAAGCTGGCAAACAAACTCTGTGTTGAGTCCCATTCAAAACTCAGACACTAGCCTCGGTTCACCAGGATCAGATAAGCTTAAACCGGTACTGAGTATGGATAAAGATAG GATTGCTGTAAAATCATACCATTTgaaagatgatgatgatttcCCACCTTTATCCGTTTGA